Proteins from one Tsuneonella aeria genomic window:
- the pstB gene encoding phosphate ABC transporter ATP-binding protein PstB: protein MVTVVHPNLDESDPKMRARDVSVFYGAKKAIDDVSIDIPSQYVTAFIGPSGCGKSTFLRTLNRMNDTIAGARVEGCIELDGDDIYRSGMDVVQLRARVGMVFQKPNPFPKSIFENVAYGPRIHGLAEGKAELEGIVEKSLQRAGLWNEVKDRLADSGTALSGGQQQRLCIARAIAVDPEVILMDEPCSALDPIATARIEELISDLRGRYAIVIVTHSMQQAARVSQRTAFFHLGKMVEYGRTSDIFTNPLEERTKDYITGRYG, encoded by the coding sequence ATGGTGACCGTCGTCCATCCCAACCTCGATGAGTCCGATCCCAAGATGCGGGCGCGGGACGTTTCGGTATTTTACGGCGCCAAGAAGGCGATCGACGACGTGTCGATCGACATTCCGTCGCAATACGTCACCGCGTTCATCGGCCCGTCGGGCTGCGGCAAGTCCACGTTCCTGCGCACCCTCAACCGCATGAACGACACGATCGCGGGTGCCCGGGTGGAAGGCTGCATCGAGCTCGATGGCGACGACATCTACCGGTCCGGCATGGACGTGGTTCAGCTGCGCGCCCGGGTGGGCATGGTCTTCCAGAAGCCCAACCCCTTTCCCAAGTCGATCTTCGAGAACGTCGCCTACGGCCCGCGCATCCACGGGCTTGCCGAAGGGAAGGCGGAACTTGAGGGGATCGTGGAAAAATCGCTGCAACGGGCCGGACTGTGGAACGAGGTGAAGGACCGGCTGGCCGATAGCGGCACCGCGCTTTCCGGAGGCCAGCAGCAGCGTCTGTGCATCGCGCGCGCGATCGCGGTCGACCCCGAGGTCATCCTGATGGACGAGCCGTGCTCCGCCCTTGACCCGATCGCAACAGCGCGGATCGAGGAACTCATCAGCGACCTTCGCGGCCGTTACGCCATCGTCATCGTCACGCACTCGATGCAGCAGGCCGCCCGGGTCAGCCAGCGCACGGCGTTCTTCCATCTCGGCAAAATGGTGGAGTATGGCCGCACGTCCGACATCTTCACCAATCCGCTGGAGGAGCGGACGAAGGATTACATCACCGGCCGTTACGGCTAA
- the pstC gene encoding phosphate ABC transporter permease subunit PstC, which produces MSITLLLLMALGLALAGWLAARARAWSFRRTDGVRLASLPSYHGWYTALWIAVPVLAFIVLWSLVAPALITQSVLAHPAAASLPDFDFQRNALLSQAYSVASGASGTVALPAAAPLVEPYRDAIGHYRLIGILATLGIAIAAGGFALLRLKPDFAARTKVERIVMAILLVASLVAILTTLGILGSLVFETIRFFGMVSPIDFLFGTHWAPDPMANPENPDGSRYGAVPLFWGTIFIGTIIAMIVAIPLGLMSAVYLTQYARPRWRKVLKPALEILAGVPTVVYGYFAALTVAPFIRDVAQAAGIANASSESALAAGLVMGVMIIPFVSSMADDSIAAVPQAMRDGSLAMGATRSETIRRVLLPAALPGIIAGVMLAISRAIGETMIVVMAASTAANLTANPLEAMTTVTVQIVAMLTGEGSFDHPATLSAFALGFVLFMVTLALNFIALRIVKRFREAYD; this is translated from the coding sequence ATGTCGATTACCTTGCTTCTCCTGATGGCCCTGGGCCTTGCGCTCGCCGGATGGCTGGCGGCGCGTGCGCGTGCCTGGAGCTTTCGCCGCACCGACGGCGTCCGGCTTGCGTCGCTCCCCAGCTACCACGGCTGGTATACGGCGCTGTGGATCGCCGTGCCGGTGCTCGCGTTCATCGTGCTGTGGAGCCTCGTCGCCCCTGCCCTGATCACGCAGTCGGTGCTCGCTCATCCGGCTGCGGCCAGCCTCCCGGATTTCGACTTTCAGCGCAACGCCCTGTTATCCCAGGCCTACAGCGTGGCGAGCGGCGCGAGCGGCACCGTGGCCCTCCCCGCTGCGGCGCCCCTGGTGGAACCCTATCGCGATGCGATCGGTCACTATCGCCTGATCGGCATCCTCGCCACGCTCGGCATCGCGATCGCCGCAGGCGGCTTCGCGCTGCTGCGCCTGAAGCCCGACTTTGCCGCCCGGACCAAAGTGGAACGGATCGTGATGGCGATCCTGCTGGTCGCGTCGCTCGTGGCGATCCTGACCACGCTGGGCATCCTCGGCAGCCTGGTGTTCGAGACGATTCGCTTCTTCGGCATGGTTTCGCCCATCGATTTCCTGTTCGGGACGCACTGGGCGCCCGATCCGATGGCCAACCCGGAAAATCCGGACGGCAGCCGCTACGGCGCGGTGCCGCTGTTCTGGGGCACGATCTTCATCGGCACGATCATCGCGATGATCGTCGCCATCCCGCTCGGCCTGATGAGCGCGGTGTACCTGACGCAGTACGCCCGGCCGCGCTGGCGCAAAGTGCTGAAACCCGCGCTGGAGATCCTCGCCGGCGTGCCGACCGTGGTTTACGGCTATTTCGCCGCGCTGACGGTCGCGCCGTTCATCCGCGACGTCGCCCAGGCAGCCGGGATTGCCAACGCCAGTTCCGAAAGCGCGCTCGCGGCCGGCCTCGTGATGGGCGTGATGATCATCCCGTTCGTTTCCTCGATGGCGGACGACAGCATCGCCGCCGTGCCCCAGGCGATGCGTGATGGCAGCCTGGCGATGGGCGCGACGCGCTCCGAAACCATCCGCCGCGTCCTCCTGCCCGCCGCCCTGCCGGGGATTATCGCGGGCGTTATGCTCGCCATCAGCCGCGCAATCGGCGAGACGATGATCGTGGTCATGGCCGCCTCCACCGCCGCCAACCTCACCGCCAATCCGCTGGAGGCGATGACGACGGTGACCGTCCAGATCGTCGCCATGCTGACCGGCGAAGGCAGTTTCGATCATCCCGCCACCCTCAGCGCCTTTGCGTTGGGATTCGTGCTGTTCATGGTCACGCTGGCGCTCAATTTCATCGCCCTGCGCATCGTCAAGCGGTTCCGCGAAGCCTATGACTGA
- the phoU gene encoding phosphate signaling complex protein PhoU has translation MSMDHTVKAFDDDITRLRGLIAEMGGMAEVAVQNAIDTLVKGDDALAERIIADDKKIDALESEVDKLAVRIIALRAPMADDLREVIAALKIAGVVERIGDYSKAIAKASRAIEDRKKFGPMTLVPAMGEIAAEMVHDAMTAYAARDAVLAREVISTDEKVDNFYESIFRNLVSHMVENPSTISSAAQLLFVARNLERIGDHATNVAEMVHYAATGAYPVDADF, from the coding sequence ATGAGCATGGACCACACCGTCAAGGCGTTCGACGACGACATCACCCGGCTGCGCGGCCTCATCGCCGAGATGGGGGGCATGGCCGAAGTTGCGGTGCAGAACGCGATCGACACGCTGGTCAAGGGCGACGACGCGCTGGCCGAGCGGATCATCGCGGACGACAAGAAGATCGACGCGCTCGAGTCCGAAGTGGACAAGCTCGCGGTTCGCATCATCGCGCTGCGCGCGCCGATGGCGGACGACTTGCGCGAGGTGATCGCGGCCCTGAAGATCGCCGGCGTCGTGGAACGGATCGGCGATTATTCCAAGGCCATCGCGAAAGCGAGCCGGGCGATCGAGGACCGCAAGAAATTCGGGCCGATGACGCTCGTGCCCGCGATGGGCGAGATCGCGGCGGAAATGGTGCACGACGCGATGACCGCATATGCAGCGCGCGATGCCGTGCTGGCCCGCGAGGTCATCTCGACCGACGAGAAGGTCGACAATTTCTACGAATCGATTTTCCGCAACCTTGTCAGCCACATGGTTGAAAATCCTTCGACCATCAGCTCTGCCGCGCAATTGCTGTTCGTCGCCCGCAACCTGGAACGGATCGGCGATCACGCGACCAACGTGGCCGAGATGGTGCACTATGCCGCAACAGGCGCTTACCCCGTGGACGCGGATTTCTGA
- a CDS encoding sensor histidine kinase, with protein MEPRRSLPWPGIALAVLGGLAILLLAQQVWLALSILLLWLGSLWLATSEPPAVQARRPSSGFTRDTMGELIEHSATPLLLTEKDRIAIANQSAREVLGAHVVGQDVRVALRHPEAIALADRAEPATATVRGLARLRDIWTISRQPLDNDYAVLELINRTAEADISRAHTDFVANASHELRTPLASIIGYVETLGEMDGDADSATRSRFLGTILREAKRLQGLVDDLMSLSRIEAEKHEAPSERIDLGTLAERAARDAAGAERQGRLEIEAEENVVVLGDAQQLEQLVRNLVENGLKYGAEGGRVRVEVSRRQSRGVRLVVSDEGEGIGAEHLPHLTRRFYRTDPGRSRASGGTGLGLAIVKHIVERHRGRLNIASARGKGTTVTVRLPLAAEAGQ; from the coding sequence ATGGAGCCCCGCCGTTCCCTTCCCTGGCCGGGTATCGCCCTCGCCGTTCTGGGCGGGTTGGCGATTCTGCTGCTGGCGCAGCAAGTCTGGCTGGCGCTGTCGATTCTCCTGCTATGGCTGGGATCATTGTGGCTCGCGACGTCGGAACCGCCCGCCGTGCAGGCGCGCCGCCCGTCCTCCGGGTTCACCCGCGACACGATGGGCGAACTCATCGAACATTCGGCGACCCCGTTGCTCCTTACCGAGAAGGATCGCATCGCGATTGCCAACCAGTCGGCGCGCGAGGTGCTGGGGGCGCACGTGGTGGGACAGGATGTACGGGTCGCCTTGCGCCACCCGGAGGCGATCGCCCTAGCCGACCGTGCGGAACCCGCGACCGCAACGGTACGCGGCCTTGCCCGGCTTCGTGACATCTGGACGATCAGCCGTCAGCCGCTGGACAATGACTACGCCGTCTTGGAACTCATCAACCGTACGGCCGAAGCGGACATCAGCCGTGCGCACACCGATTTCGTCGCGAACGCCAGCCATGAATTGCGCACGCCCCTCGCCTCGATCATCGGATATGTCGAAACCTTGGGCGAGATGGACGGCGACGCGGACAGTGCGACGCGGTCCCGCTTCCTCGGCACGATCCTGCGCGAAGCGAAGCGGCTCCAAGGCCTCGTCGACGATCTCATGTCGCTGTCGCGGATCGAGGCGGAAAAGCACGAGGCACCTTCAGAACGCATCGACCTGGGCACCCTGGCGGAGCGCGCGGCGCGCGATGCGGCGGGCGCCGAACGCCAGGGGCGCCTGGAAATCGAGGCCGAAGAGAACGTCGTGGTGCTGGGCGATGCGCAGCAACTGGAACAGCTGGTGCGCAACCTGGTCGAAAACGGGCTGAAATACGGGGCCGAGGGCGGCCGCGTGCGGGTGGAAGTGAGCCGGCGCCAGTCGCGCGGCGTCCGCCTGGTCGTCTCCGACGAAGGCGAAGGCATCGGGGCGGAGCACCTGCCCCACCTCACCCGCAGGTTCTATCGCACCGATCCGGGCCGCAGCCGGGCATCGGGCGGGACAGGCCTGGGGCTCGCCATCGTGAAGCACATCGTGGAGCGGCATCGCGGCCGGCTCAATATCGCCAGTGCGCGCGGAAAAGGGACGACCGTCACCGTGCGCCTTCCGCTCGCCGCCGAAGCCGGGCAATAA
- the pstA gene encoding phosphate ABC transporter permease PstA — protein sequence MTDVVTPTRTPAFEARLKKRYRAEKRFRALGLGAIIFSVIVLLFLLVTMIGNGIGGFQRAEVRVPIDFTQAGLAADRAMLERDDAAERLRAQGLPEVVQFFAVKELGEAGGSELSPEAWREVASAIVDDPALLQRQQTFDLPASAGLAAGLAGEGSAEERQLARSLAREGKLAERFDPGFLTRSDATDPQAAGIWGALKGSMLTMLVTLALAFPIGVLAALYLEEYAPKNRWTELIEVSINNLAAVPSIIFGLLGLAVFLWIFPDMRSAPLIGGMTLALMTMPVIVISGRNAVKAVPPSIRDGALAIGASPVQVVFHHVLPLALPGILTGTIIGMARALGETAPLLMIGMRAFVATPPDGLTSPATVLPVQIFLWSDEIDRGFVERTSAAIIVLLIFLLVMNGLAIYLRNRFEKTW from the coding sequence ATGACTGACGTCGTCACCCCTACCCGCACGCCTGCGTTCGAAGCGCGCCTGAAGAAGCGATACCGCGCGGAAAAGCGATTCCGCGCGCTGGGCCTGGGCGCGATCATCTTCTCGGTGATCGTGCTGTTGTTCCTGCTGGTCACGATGATCGGCAACGGCATCGGCGGGTTCCAGCGTGCCGAGGTGCGCGTACCCATCGATTTCACGCAGGCCGGGCTCGCCGCCGATCGGGCGATGCTGGAACGGGACGACGCGGCGGAGCGGCTGCGCGCGCAAGGCTTGCCCGAAGTCGTGCAATTCTTCGCGGTAAAGGAACTCGGCGAGGCCGGCGGATCCGAACTGTCGCCCGAAGCCTGGCGCGAGGTCGCCTCCGCGATCGTGGACGATCCGGCGCTGCTCCAGCGTCAGCAGACGTTCGACCTGCCGGCCAGCGCGGGCCTTGCCGCGGGCCTCGCCGGCGAAGGCAGCGCCGAAGAGCGTCAGCTTGCCCGCTCCCTTGCTCGGGAAGGAAAGCTGGCGGAGCGGTTCGACCCCGGCTTCCTGACCCGGTCGGACGCGACCGACCCACAGGCGGCGGGCATCTGGGGTGCGCTCAAGGGTTCCATGCTGACCATGCTGGTGACGCTGGCGCTGGCGTTCCCGATCGGGGTGCTGGCGGCGCTCTATCTCGAGGAATATGCGCCCAAGAACCGATGGACCGAACTGATCGAGGTTTCGATCAACAACCTCGCCGCGGTCCCTTCGATCATCTTCGGTTTGCTGGGCCTCGCCGTGTTCCTGTGGATATTCCCGGACATGCGATCCGCGCCGCTCATCGGCGGCATGACCCTGGCGCTGATGACGATGCCGGTGATCGTCATTTCCGGCCGCAACGCGGTAAAGGCGGTGCCCCCCAGCATTCGCGACGGCGCGCTGGCGATCGGCGCTTCACCCGTGCAGGTCGTGTTCCACCACGTCCTGCCACTCGCCCTCCCCGGTATCCTCACCGGCACCATCATAGGCATGGCGCGCGCGCTGGGTGAAACGGCGCCGCTACTGATGATCGGCATGCGCGCATTCGTGGCGACCCCGCCCGATGGGCTCACCTCGCCCGCAACCGTCCTGCCGGTGCAGATCTTCCTGTGGTCGGACGAGATCGATCGCGGTTTCGTGGAACGCACCAGCGCGGCGATCATCGTGCTGCTCATCTTCCTGCTCGTTATGAACGGGCTGGCCATTTACCTTCGCAACAGGTTCGAAAAGACATGGTGA